Part of the Ictalurus furcatus strain D&B chromosome 10, Billie_1.0, whole genome shotgun sequence genome, ATCAGCATAAATTCCAATAAGATAAAGTATAATGGATGACGTTTGCACACACTTAGGCCAAAACGAAAATACTAGAAGGCAAAACAATGACTTAATACTCAAAAGTTGTTTTGTGTGAGTTTTATAAAAGTTCCTATCATAAGTTatgatttttataataataaaaaaatgatatcACTTTGAATATTTGCATCTTCCTTTCTGAATTTGGGATAAGTTAAGGGagggcaaaatgacaaaaataccaGATCGCAATACTTCACATTTGTATGATAcatgatacacagctgtgttAACAAACTGCCAGCGAAACCGgcatttgcattaaaaaaaagaaagacaaattatatttttatttaacgtctataaaaaaaaattaactatttAACAGTGTAAAGAAATTTTAAAGATTCAGTACAAAATTGTAGCATCTAGTCAACTGcttcagaaaagtgtatctCAGAAACGTTTACTAGTAcatagtttataaaaaaatattgatatttatattatCATATTGCCCACCCCAAGTATaattattctttaataatttgTATGCACACCCTTTGCCTTTACCACTGCCTCCAACCTGCATAcagtttccatccatccatccattttctgtaccgcttttcttgcacagggtcacgggaatcTTAGGGAACCTCCCACGGAACTCAGGGGCACAAGGCCCTGATCacaataccaatcagcctacaacacatgtctttggacttggggaggaaactggagtaaccagaggaaacccccgaagcacagggagaacatgcaagctccgtggACACAGGGTGgagccgggaatcaaacccccaacccggaggtgcgaggcaaacgtttGTGCTTTTGAATACTTTAAGTAGTAAAATTCTCCCCCATTCTTCCTTCCATTTTTTCACATTGTTTTACTGTTCATTTTGTCTTAGGTGTTGGATTTTTGTCCTGCTTTTGACTTTCTTAAATTCTTCGTTTGTGTACAAAAAAATTGTAAGTACATTGTCCTTTTGTCACCGTGGACCAATGAGGGATGCAAATGTTTGAACTTAGTTGTAAAAGTTTCATGCAGAGTGGCTTTTACAgttatgttaaatattattGATGATATGATAAATATCGCTGCTATGTACAGTGTAATATATGCAATTAAAAGATGTGTTCAAtgagtgttatattttatacatacattatgAGTATCAGTGATATCTACAAATATCAAAAAGAAGCACAAGCAACTGTTTGAGCCAGAACTCCTCCTGTTTTACCTGAGAGTGCCCAGAAGTAAAGACACACCCCACAGAATGGTGCTCAGTGTCCACCATTTGTCAGACTTGACTTTAATGAGCTGTGCATCAGCTGCCCAGGCTACATGTTCACACGGATAATACAGCTGATCTGCAACGTTAATCAGCACCGACATGCACCGCTGCACCTTGTCCTCCTCCTGTAAATGGCACgtaaaataatattcaaacACGTTCTCCATTCTTTCAGTATGCTACAGCTACATTGTAGACCGTATCACCCGCAAAGCCCTGGTAAGTGAACAGGAACTTTACCGTGGATCCTAGACCGTAGCTCCGTGAGTAAGCAGCCATAGAAAGGTCATCGAACAAGCGCAGCACTGTCCGGCAGTGACTGAGCTGAGCTGAGAAGAGCAGGAGACTCTTGCCGAGCTGTGAGGAGTTGGCTGTTTTTCTTGAAATGATGCCACCAACCAGCTGTGATCCATAGCAAAGTGTCCTTATCTAAAGCCATGGTGAGAAATAGTGACAAAGATGTTAGTGGAAAACATGTTGTCATCTGGAGTTTTAACACTGTGGTCCAACTCTTTAGGTTTCAATGACCAACATGACTACAGTCAGTGATTA contains:
- the pex11g gene encoding peroxisomal membrane protein 11C isoform X1, giving the protein MENSFESVVNLLESYRGRDKVIRTLCYGSQLVGGIISRKTANSSQLGKSLLLFSAQLSHCRTVLRLFDDLSMAAYSRSYGLGSTEEDKVQRCMSVLINVADQLYYPCEHVAWAADAQLIKVKSDKWWTLSTILWGVSLLLGTLRSLRIIRKLRKKVQKCREAGQGDSREKTATTTAEIQKQIWGEFLNILSSLADLSNAIHWMPPGFLWAGRFPDWLVGLMGTASSLLGMLHMSSSD
- the pex11g gene encoding peroxisomal membrane protein 11C isoform X2; the encoded protein is MLIRTLCYGSQLVGGIISRKTANSSQLGKSLLLFSAQLSHCRTVLRLFDDLSMAAYSRSYGLGSTEEDKVQRCMSVLINVADQLYYPCEHVAWAADAQLIKVKSDKWWTLSTILWGVSLLLGTLRSLRIIRKLRKKVQKCREAGQGDSREKTATTTAEIQKQIWGEFLNILSSLADLSNAIHWMPPGFLWAGRFPDWLVGLMGTASSLLGMLHMSSSD